Genomic DNA from Anguilla anguilla isolate fAngAng1 chromosome 17, fAngAng1.pri, whole genome shotgun sequence:
agtctccccccccccccccccaatactgTATAGTGCTTGAGCAGCCCTCGCCTTTTGACTGCTCCAGCGTTTGCGTACTTGTCCCGTCCCTAGCAGAGGCGAGGAAAGACAGAGGGGGTGTGAGGGACATGGCTGGGAAAGGAGATGAAATTCACATAAAGCGGTTATTTGCTATGACTCAGAATGACGGTATATAAAACTCACTAAACCACACATGCTGTTTCTTGTCAAGCTGCCAGAAAGCGCGGCAATCCGAATAAGCCGCTTTCAAAATCTCTCTGTCGGGTGCGGAGATCAGCGTAATCTGATTTCTGAGACATAGAAATTGAACGGATAATCCTCCAGTGTTATACTGGCTAATTTACAACCGGATGGATGTGATGCTGTGTACTGCTTCCAGTATGAAGTAGGACCTCTGACTCCCATTGTACATGTGCTGTGTCATAAATCTCATTTAGTCTCACACTCAAGGGAAGGAGGGTGCAGCACACACCACGCAGTGCTTTTTAGGTCTGTCAGCGAATGAAAGCACTTTTTTATGTTGAAACTGAGAgcattttgtgtaaaatatgtacTTCAGAATCAAGGACCAACTATTACTGCCAACAACAGTTACAAATTCTACTGCTTGTGCTATACAACTGTCTTTGCATTGAAAAGAAAGAGTAGCTGAAgcttaacaaaaagaaaacattgtgaTACCAAGGAAGAGCTATCGTTCATGTCCACAGTATAGCCTTATTTTTGAGATATTATGATATTGGGGATTTAATTTAGTTGTAGTCAGGTTTGCACGCAGAACATCGTTATCTCTGCTCTCACGCTTTCAtaattctgtacacacacaccctcacatttCAAACATGTAAAAAGACAAATTAGAGCAGTTCAACAGCCTTTTATAGTTGATAGCGTTTCCTGTCTTTCAGTGGGTCGTGTGACATGTCGTTTGAAGAGTGGGAAGGTTTGAGCGTGCTTCGCTACAAAGACGCGTACGGATCTCTCTGACATCAAAAGCCTGTTGAGGGATTTCACTTCTGATGGATGAAAGGGATGGAGACATGGGGGAAAACTgcagcttttttatttatttatttatttccactttGGAAGTCTTTCAAAACACTGCAATAAAGGTTCAGGTTTCAAGGTCAGTATTTGCAGTACTATTGCAGTCACAGTCATAACTTTCTGGAATACATGATTCAATGAAAATTGAATAGAAAAAAGCccattacatttaatatttttcatctgttaaaagtgtgtgcgtgtataatgatgcaaacatttttcaaaGTTAGTAGGATTGCATACTGCACCCTGGGAGGATATATGTTCATCAGTGCTTTTGAATACAGTATTTGAGTATAGTCTTACTCAAACATCAGTAATCAGATAAGCATAAAGATTTCTGCTGGCAGTTTGGAGATACTGAAACTGACCACTTGTTGGTTATGAAGGAAACAAGAAGTAACCATAGCTACATATCATCCTAAGGACAAACCACAATGCAAATGAATTACTTCTCCACTCGTCCTCTGGTTTAGGCCTTAGCATGGTGACTGACACACCTCATAAGCTTCATAAGGGCAGCAGAGTCGTTATATTTAATTGCACAAACTAGTCCTTACATACAGAAGCTGAACAtgataaaaatctattttcttttccttttttgcctcATCAGGTGACATAATGCAACTATCTTTCCAAAAAAACTTTAGAAGCTTTTGCCGCAGggcaatttaattaaaatgaacaaaaggaaATGCTATCGCAGATGAGCCCCCGtttcaaaaactgaaaattctcACCATACTATCGAGTAACAATTCCAGCTGTACTACAACACCATCATCAGCACTTTCCCAGCTCTTGGCAAGGCCCAGGCTAAAATCTGCCAGTTGCAGATCTAATGAGTAAAAACAGACGCTATTCAGCACTTCACTTCTGGCCTGATCTGGGACAAACAAACCTCCCCTGAACACTCTGACTCGGGGCAAACCCCTAAACTCTGGACCACATCTGAGGCTGCAACACAAAATGAGTGCTTGTGAAGTCCATCCTTTCAGCGTGGCTTATTGATGTTGTTGGGACTTGTGTTGTGGTTTCTCTGTATTGTACCTGTTTCCtgtataaagcatttttaaatgttgagaggagttttttttaatttattgaacaCTAGCTAGAAGGCAGGTGTGCATAAATGAACTTGGCTCAGAAGTGGGCACCACTTGCTTGGGGTTTGCGCTTGTCAGGCTGGTCCGACCAAACACGTTCCCATGGatccattttcaaaattctttaaataaaatttctgacGTCATGGCGGAAAGATACACTGttgatctttctttttttcttcctcactTTCTTCTTCAAAGAAGGGCCTTTGGCGACCCCTTTCTCAGATGAACAGAAGCCACAGAGAGCTGCTAATTGCTCTTCTTTGATTCACACTGTGATGTCTGATTGGGAGGGTGGGTCGTAATGGTTTCGCATCAATCGCTCTAAACGCTTTATACATTTCAGATGCACttgtcagacctgggtcagctAATTATTTGGTATACTTTTACCCTTTAGACATCAATAACATTCCAGCAGTAAAATTACTCgcaattttaaagtaaaaattttTCCTTGATTGCATGTTTTGGTTGCACTGAAAATTCTCTCGCAGGAATTTGCAGGAATCATTTCAGATTTCACCACTATCTAAAGAGGTAATGTTTCCAATGCGCACAGTATTTAAGCCAGGTCTGgtatttattattacaattattccTGACAAAATCACATCAATAATGTTTTCTTGGGGAATTGCCTGCTGCTGTAGCACGATTatcaaacgtttttttttaaattgtgaaccAGTTTTTATAGCCCTGTGGTCTGGGATCGGATCCCAACCACGCCAGTGgcgactgtggccagtagcctTGCAGGACGATGCGTGATTGGCGGGAGCCTCACCCAGAGTTAGGGCGGGTTCAGTTGGCATGGTTCCCCATCTCATTGTTCGCTGGTCGGCGAGGTGCCTGGAGGTCTGCCTGTTAAGACGCACACAGAGTGTCGTCCTTCGACTCAGACTctaactatttttttattggttgttCAATTTTTACTGTTCCTCAAGGGTCCTCAGTCAGTTTGAGAGAGTGTAGACTAGCACGCATTCTCTTCCAGAGCCTGTACAGCCTGACTCTGGGGCTGAGCTGTGCAGTTGTCGTCTTGGAAGTCCATTGAATGTGGAACTGACACTAGCTCAATGCTAGTCAATGCTAAAGCCAATTAGTGCACCATCCTGTGAGATTTTGAGCCATAGTCAGCACTGGCATAGTCAGGATTCAGTATGGGATAAGGAAATGCATCCCCACGCTCGAACCAAGTGTATTAGCGGGATGAGCCACACAGCACCCCCATGCTATTTGCATATGtgtaaagctgttttttttatttttgttatttctgatTTTTGATGAATGGCCTCTTTTCCCTTCCTATCTCCAGAATCAGGAACAGTGATTCTGCCCTGGCCCTACACGTGAGCCATCAGCTGAGCTCACGGGGTGTAGGatgtaaaaatctaaaaatacattttagaataataataagagtcACAAAGTGTACAGGGCTGGATTACAATGAGAAAAATATGCCGGCGTGTGTTTTTCTGGCTGGGTGAcatttacacacctgcacatgctgGGGCAATGCCGGAACTGGACGCTGGCTGCCCAAACACAGCAACTGTGCCGTGGCATCggtggagaaaaacacacacatgcgtcaCCCAAATGCTTCATCTCACACTTCCTGTTGGGCTGCAAAGCACACACCCCAGCAACAAGGACCGGACACCCGTAGAAATATGCTCATTTGAATTTTCATTGTTAAAGGACACGGGGCTGTTCTATTGGATATTTATCAGTAGCTTACCCTACAGTTCTGATTTAGCACAGTGGTGGGCAGGGAGAGAGCTGTATCTATCCGTGGCTTTCATGCCAACTTGTGcccttaattatttatatattgtaatGATTTATTGACATGTCAAATGAATTTCCTGATTAACTTGTGAATGTCAGCTGGAGACACAGTAAGATACATTGTCTAATCTGCGGTTACATTTAGGTGTATTCTGCTGATTAGCCTGGGGtaattaacagtaaaaaaaacctgcatacactgGTCTGCATACCCCAGTATTTGAAACTGAACTCCGGAATGGCCCTTAGAGAGGGATTAACACCAAGTTAATGGCCCTTAGAGGAGGATATCCATAAGCTTAGTACGGCCAACCAAATCCTTTCCCTGGGTTTTCCTTCCAGTCTTGAACTTTCTTCTTCAGACCTCTTTGCCTGTTTTAGTGTTGTCCTTCCACTGGATGTCATTCATTTGGACCCTGTGAATTAGGAACAGGCTGGCTGCCAAGGAGCACACtaaacacactgctgcagggGCCTCCTCTACACCCCTGTGCAAACGGCCATCCTGAAACTCATCCTCTCTTTTTTCCGTTCTTTTTTGTAGTGCATTGCTCATCTTCTTTCTTGTACTCTCCCTCTTTttatctattgtttttttttttttttaaatcaactcaCTTCCTATTCCTACCTTGCCTTCCAACTTGTTCCTTTTTCCTATGCTCTGTATTGTCACTCCTTCCCTCCTATTTGTCTTTCCTTCAagtcctctcccttcctctctcactttctcaaataaaaaaatgcataatttgcaTGACAGGAGAACCTGATAAATACTTCAGTGACGAGATGACAAAAAACTGTCTTTTTggctccctcactccctctttttTCACaccgctctccccctctctctgagggaAGGatgtttgtaaaaacaaaatgctataACAGTCTAACTAGGCACAGTACAGCATGCTCATGCAGTTGACCCATAACAGTTTCCTTTGGCCTGTAACACAGAAACTTCCTCTTCCATTTAGAAccccagcacccctcccccagaaCATACAgcagaaggaaaaagagaaagaaaagggaaaatggggggggggggggggggatagagagagccAGGAAAATACACAACCTTTTATTCTGGAGCCACACTCTTAATTTATCACACCAAGAACCCAAACACTTATAGCGCACTAAGGAATGACATGTACAATTTTGACATAAGGGGCTTGGGGGTGATTGAGACATATGGCTGGAGGTTTACAAGGAGCCGTCGGACCAGTTTGTAACATATTACATCAAACGGAGCAATAAACTTCAGGTCTTTGAGTTCAGCGGGTCGTCCACACCCAGAACTGCACCCAGGCCTCTCTCTTCATTGTTCTAAGCTGGTTTCCACTGGTGGGAAACATTAAACTCCCTAAACTAAAGAGGCACCAGCAAAACTTCCTCTCCGCACCCTTCAACCTCTCTcacaaccaccccctccccaccaacaCCCCAACCACAGTGGTGGGGTAGCCCCACAACAAGAGACTAAACCAAAGGGTCAccaaacccccccaacccctcctctGCTAGTCGGCTCTGGGCCAGATTTCCTTATTGTTTCCATACAGACAGATGGCTCAGATCATCATGAGCGTTAGCCGCTGCAGACTCCACTCTGTCCTGCCCTGTTATCATTGTCAGTGATCCTCACTTTTGCCATGGTGTATTTAATGCGTCATACCGTATCGCCTCGTATTAGCCTGTGCCAAACAGACAGATAAACTGCTGTCAGCAATGTAATGGTATGCCATAAATTTCTCCAGGTTTTTTATACTGATTGTGCCGCTGCCACCACAAGCACCACAGGTTccccattatttttatttattagcttGTTTATGTAACTAACTGCTGTGGTATGCACTGATAatgaagttttattttcctcttgaaagaatttttattttccccaaaagaAATTCTTGTGAGACTCCCAGCCCTTCCAGACTTATATCAGACAATAATTAACTTCTTTCAACCTGTAGGGTTAGCAAAAACACATTCCTGCTGATTGCAGCTCttaccttcctctctctccttctgttgAAAGTCTGGCCCCTCCGCCTTATCTTTGTTGCCCTGGCGATTGTCTTCCTTGGGCCcgggctctgtgctgtcagcCTGTGAAAAGGAGGCGATCCTCTGGAGAATGGATCCTACACTCTCATTTGCCTGTGGCACTTCCTGGCTGGGTGACACTGTGTTCTCATTGGCTCCTGGTATTTCCTTTTCTGGCGATTCTGTGCTCTCATTGGTCTGTGACAATTCCTTATCAGGCAAAACTACGTTCTCATTGCCCAGTGGCACTTCCTTATCAGGCAAATCTATACTTTCATTGGCCTGTGGTCCTTCCTTTTCAGGCAATCCAATGCCCTCATTGGCCCTTGGCAATTCCTTATCAGGTGATTGTACACTCTCAGTGGCCTGTGGCACTTCCTTATCAGGTGAGACTATGCTGTCATTGGCCTGCGGTGCTTCCTTTTCAAGTGATCCTACACTCTCATTCGTTTGTGGTACTGCCTTATCAGGCGAAACCATGCTCTTATTGGTCTGTGGCACTTCCTTGTCAGGTGATCCCATGATCTCACTCCCCAAGCTTGGCAATTCTTGGCAGGTTTCTTTGGAGACATTTGGGGATGTGGGAGGTTGTGGTTCTGAGGGGATAAGCTGGACAACCTGCGGCCGGGTGATCAGAGTGAGCTCAGGGGTCTGGGCTGGGGAGAGTGGGACTGGTGTTGCGGTGACAGCTGGCACACGGAATGGCCCTGGGGCTATAACGGGCTCAACCATTTTGCCATTTCCAGGGGACAACCCCAGATCCACCCCACTCGAGCCACCAGCAGCAGGCATGGAGGGGCCAGCAGGAGCAGGGGAGGAGGCACCGGCTGGTTTGGGGTGAAACCGTAGCGGTGgtttggggggagagggggtctCAGCGGGGGGTGCCTGAGGCTTGGCCGCCAGGTTCTCCAGATCCAGGGGGAACTTATTAAGCTTGGCCACCTCTTTCGGTTTTGGGGTCAGGTGGCGGAGCGAGGAGACGGCACCCTGTTGGCGGCTGGCACTCCAGGTCGCTCCCGTCTGGCCAAACCTGTCAACTAGCGAGGCTACGCCCCGGCTGCCACTGCCCTGCAGGTCCAGTGAGGGCATGGAGCCGTGGATTACCGCTACAGGTTCACCAGCTGGGACCGACGACACCTCTACCTCTGAGCGGAACACATTCCCATGGGAGGAGAACTTTTTGAGGGCTGGGCCAACCAGCCCCGTGGTTTTGAACTCCCGTCTTCCCATGGGCCCCTGGGGCAGGCCACCCGAAGAGAGAGTGCCAGAGTGACTCTGTTTGGACAAGGAGGCCTGGGAGTccaggctggaggaggagctccGGAGGCTGTCGTTGTGGCTCCCCAgcccagaggaggaggagaagccaTTGGGGTTGAACCTGCTCTGGAAGGATGAAGCTCGGCTGATTCCCGAACTCGCATTCCCATTGGCCTTGACACCGACCTCTGCTGTCCCCCGGTTGAAGGACAGGCTGGTGACGATCTTGTTCCTCAGCACCGGGCTCTGGGCAGGGCTAGGGTTGATGCTGATCCGCGATTGGTAGGGTGGAGGAGTGTGGTTTGCTGGCCCTCTTCCATCATTGGTCTTGTtggagttgggggtggggctgaagGGAGAACTGTGTGCAGGGGAAGGAGAGTATGCAGGGATCTCATCCTCAATGTCAAATGATCTCTTCAGTGCTGTagaggaaagagacagacattAAATGTGGTGTTAAACTATTTCAGTTCATAGTACCTTTACTTACTataatattcaaaatgtaaactggATAGCTAGGTCCAGAGACATTTTACATGAAAGCTTTATTAGATGTTTGAATGAAAGCTTTATCTTTTAGTGAGAGCTGATTGATGTTATGACACACAAGCTTACATgggagaaacatttttttccgtTTACCTTTCCGAGAAGATATGTCATTCATCCTGTGTAAGTATCTTTCGAGAACCTCACTATGTTTTTTATGAAAGAAATGTTGAATCATGCATCTCACGTCAGTTGGCTTTGCTCTTACAAAATGCCCtttgttttacaaaacaaaaacagacgttttttgtgaaatggaaaCTTCACAGGACTCTTTGAAAAAATGAGTCCctggtctgcatgtgtgtgtgtgtgtgtgtgtgtgtgtgtgtgtccttgttgaAACGTAGGATTTTGAGCCAGATACAGGTGAGCTCCAGTAGAAACCTGTGCTGAAGGCCATGTGTCATTGCCGTGAGGCTCCGCCTGGTCCACATCAAAGCCTGTGACACTGAGAGCCCTTTTAATGGTAATACggaaatgaaacaataacaGTAATTTCCCAGATTTCTTAAATGCGGGGGGTGTGAGGAGAGCTTTGACACTGCAAGAGCCCACAGGTCTATGTTCAGACAGATGGGAGCCCTATATCAATACAATTCTGCCAGACGCATTGTTAGAGAGGCCTAGTCCTAATTACAACCCAGTCCATTTGATCTGCCTTTGAGCTTCCCACATACGAAGACCCCCCTGGCTGGTTAGCTGGGTTATGGGGGATCTCTCTGGGGGGTTGTTGGCagggttgtgtgtttgtagaaGCAGGGGGTTTTCCCATTGGAGAAATGGAACCAACACTGTCATGTACTCGAGCCACAGTAAAAACCCTCACTGTTCTATCacctctgatagagtacatctTGCACAAATAGGGTATATTCTATCCCTTTTTGTTTTACTCATGCAAACTCTTTTAGTTTGCTTAACATTGACCATTCTTCTATGCAAAACTAACTGAACCTGGTAAGACACAGTACTGCCTTTCCTTTGCATTTCCTGCAGTCACAGCTGTAGCATGTGACTCCACACTTAACATTACTGTCTTCTGGAGGCAAGATGGCTGCCTGGACTTTGTCTGAAAAGCTGTTGGCTGAGGCTTCTTTCCTGGACAACAAAGTAGACTTCCTGTCTGCTGCTTTGGTGTCATCAGAGATGGCATTgtgctcctcccctcccttccgtGATTATCTCCTCAGTTTTTAGTGAGGACAGCTCTGGAAACAGCGTGGATGCAGAGCTTTCTCACTCCGCTCACAGCTCATTCTTCTGGTGTGGCTTATATAGCCAGTAGGCTGAGACGATATACATCAAATACATCATCGAAAACCACCTGGAGCCAGCAAGCCAGCTTGGTCCCAGTGTTACAGTGGGGATGGGGTgcaatgagccagcctggttccaccTCTGCAGCCAGTTGCCAGTTCTACAGTGGTAAATGACTATCTAGGTTTTAAGTGTAAAATCAAGAACAGTCAAACTTCCTGCCAGACTAGCCGGCCACCCTACCCATTACAACAAGTGATAACATGCCTTGCCTGtcccacacaggaagtgcttcagaataaactgaaatgttttggatCACAGACAAATGAGCCAGTGTAACAGATATCCAAGCTTCCAGCCCATCCAAGTGAACGCCCAGGTATTTTTACCATGTAAATCAGACAGGATGTTGACTCTATTAAAAGCTGTAGGCCTCTGTTTTCTCCAGCAGAGGGCTGACGTTTGTGGGCTGTGTGACGTTTGGAGACATTTTGTTCAAAACTGGTAGACGTGGGCCTGCATTGACTCAATGTTCATCATTAACGTTGACTTAGAAAATAAATGCACGCGGTAATGctttccttcacaaacacagtttaataAGTTAATTATGGTGGTTGCTGAACTCCCCAAACTGTAgtcaagaaaaaataacataattgtGAGTCATGGTTAAGGACAAAAGTTGATTTAATTCAGGCTCAGAGTCCATATTTATAAAGCATCTCAAAGTATGAATGTTGATCTTGGATcagttttgccatttttttaaaggtccataattattttgaaatgtaaagcATTTGTACCACTAATTTATCATTCTAACATACTGGATTTCTAAAACCAGGCCTGTTCAATGCCTGGCTACAGGATTTTCAACTCCAGACAGGCACCAATCCCACCCACTTCAAATAATAAGTCTTCAGTGAATATATGCagctttttccccccaattaTGAGGGGCTGAGTATCCCTCTTCCGGACAGATGCAGACGCggtttaaaatgaatgagaCCACTCATCCTGCAAGCCGTTTTAATAGCATAAACAGAATCTGGTTATTAATGTCTCTTTCAGGGCTTGAGAAAGGTGTGAATCAGGCCTTGGGAGGTCTGGCATCGCTGCAGCCCCCTTCAATTAGTTAATAGCCTGTCTCATCCACACCTGCTCCCCCCAGCTCAGCGCATCTTAATCCTCTTCCCCTGTCGTGCCGGAGCGGCGGTCTCTATTACAGCCTGTACGTCTCGGCACCAGCTTTGAGGGGGGCCCATTCCCGTCTCCGCGGGAGACCAGTAGACGGATAAGAGTGGGTCGGTTGGCTTTTCCAAGAATTTCCTCCAAGATGATTAgaagcaggatttttttttttttttcgagctAAAATGGAAGATGTAAGAGAAGAAACGCGTCCAGATCCAGAACATATTGGAGCGCGTCCCCAACtgcaggggagaaaaaaacggaaatgcatttaaaggaTGTTGCTTGTAAAAGCTCTGCTGGGGGGGAGGAGTTTGCGTTCGCTGGGAGAATGCTGGCTAATATTTTCTGCGCCAGTGTTCGGCTGCAGAGTTGAGGACATATTTCTGCATtgtttgaaaaatgtcatttaaaaaaaccacaaaggaacattagacaaaaaaaaagaaaaaaaacggagCGCATGCTCTGTGAAATCGGCATGTGCTGTCTCATACTCTCATTCTCTTGGGTACAAGCGGCCATTGGTAAACCGCGCCAGATCACCCTGCCCCTTTGCCAGTGAACGGGCCGGTCGTGCACAAAGAGCCAATTCACAGAccgactcgggggggggggtgtctgaggTCAGGGTCAGATTACAGTAACTTCCCCAACTCCCAACTTCTTACCCAGAATCCCACCGTCATTCTGAGTTTGCCTCCTCGCACAGAGGAAAACTGACTGCCATATAAAAGCAGGGAGAGGGAAGTTTTCGCTGCTCTGAGCTGCTCTGAGCCCGTAAATCAGCCCCATAAAACCTGCCGTTTTAGTGTGTGATTGacacattcaaataaatgcTGCCCCGGGCACCTTATCGATTATCATAGACACTCTTTCATGTACTTGCGTGTTAGATACCCACTGCTTTTGGACAAAGGTGTCAGATGTGTCTACATGTCCAAAGTTGGGGCTCCTCGGACATAGGACGACCTTCATAGCAGTCTTCAGATTAAAGGAATTTAGGAGATGCTAAGTGAATATTGACCTTCAACATGTTGCCTTCTCAGGGTTTATCAGCGGTTTCTGAGGCATTTCTTCCTGTTAGCGGGTGCTACTAATTAACAGCGAGTCCGAGCCACTAAATCAAATGAGGTGAGTGAATGGAGGGTACAGTAACTCCAGTGCGAGCTCCATAAAGCAGCTGCAGGAGATTTAACGGCCATTAAACCCGTGTCAGCGTGACCTCTTTCAGCACCTCCACAGACgcgcagctctctctctctctctctctctgcgtttgAAATTTACTGCCGCGCCGTTCGCCTCTCGCAAAGGGCGGAAGTGTTTGCTATTGAAAACGTTCGCGTTTGAAAATCCCCCGGCAGGGTCTCCACGGGTGATCAGGTGGTTTCATTAAGGCTCAATTACAGGGCAGAGACATTTTAAATCAGCCAGGAGACGCGCGCTCGCTCTCGTCCACACCGCACGGCGCGGTGAAGGCCTTTTATAATGGCATCTGCCTCTCGAGCCGGCCTGAGCCGCTTCCTGAAGCCTGATCGAGGGAGCGCGGGGAGGGACAGCATCAGGTCATTACTGGCACCCTCTCAAATTCTCCTGGGTATAATTGCTGCCGCGGTCGAGCGTGATAGTCGAACGCTCACTGCTTCCGCGTCTCGGCACTTTCCCACAGGTCTGAAGTCTTAAGTTACACACCGCGCTGCGCTGCGCTCTCACAGTCTGACAGGAACGAGCCTCTGTTTAAAGGAAGACTTGAAGCCTGTAATAGGCGGAGCTTCaatgtgctgtcaatcaccgaTTCATATGAACCAATTCAATTACTCTGCTTAACATCAAAGCGTGTTGGTCTGAGTCAGTGTAGCTGCTTCATAGCACTGATCACTGTGGCTGCAGTCCATTTTGCTGAATGTTCTGCCCTCAAACTGCCCGAGCAGGATGTGCTGAATCACccaaataacacaaatacacactagTTTAGCAAGGCTACAGAGTGAGGTTAGagagtaaattattttttcattatttgagtTGTGGTGAACTGGTCCGCCACTTAGAAAATTGTCACAGGAAACCGTATATCATCATGATATTGTTTGCTGTGCAGTTTCTTGCTTGTTTAACTTTGTGCAGTTCTTACATTTTGTATATGATTCACTTTCCTCATTCTGTGGGGCATAAACCCCCGCTCTTCcatcactatttaaaaaaataaacaatgaaaaagtaGAATTTGACATGTTGTTCATTTAGTTTCCAATTTATAAAAGCTGTAGTTGTATCACAGTGTCACAAGACATTATGATTGCGCTCCATCTActcctggccacagtcagcactggcaggGCCAGGATTCAGTTCCAAACTTGGGGCTTGTCACTGTAGCAAGggcagggctctacagtgctcccattttagcaGCATTTTGCTCCTAAAAATTTAATTGTGTGTGCgctaactgtaaaaataatttagaagcACTACTTATCTACTTATTGgaatgcattagtgtgctcctaaatgtTTCAGCTTAGGAGCACATGCgc
This window encodes:
- the sept12 gene encoding septin-9 isoform X1; this translates as MSDTSVNDHLEGILSDFEALKRSFDIEDEIPAYSPSPAHSSPFSPTPNSNKTNDGRGPANHTPPPYQSRISINPSPAQSPVLRNKIVTSLSFNRGTAEVGVKANGNASSGISRASSFQSRFNPNGFSSSSGLGSHNDSLRSSSSSLDSQASLSKQSHSGTLSSGGLPQGPMGRREFKTTGLVGPALKKFSSHGNVFRSEVEVSSVPAGEPVAVIHGSMPSLDLQGSGSRGVASLVDRFGQTGATWSASRQQGAVSSLRHLTPKPKEVAKLNKFPLDLENLAAKPQAPPAETPSPPKPPLRFHPKPAGASSPAPAGPSMPAAGGSSGVDLGLSPGNGKMVEPVIAPGPFRVPAVTATPVPLSPAQTPELTLITRPQVVQLIPSEPQPPTSPNVSKETCQELPSLGSEIMGSPDKEVPQTNKSMVSPDKAVPQTNESVGSLEKEAPQANDSIVSPDKEVPQATESVQSPDKELPRANEGIGLPEKEGPQANESIDLPDKEVPLGNENVVLPDKELSQTNESTESPEKEIPGANENTVSPSQEVPQANESVGSILQRIASFSQADSTEPGPKEDNRQGNKDKAEGPDFQQKEREEEMPAPALEPDVQMAEEEEEPEEQAPPTCPKEPSPDGYITGHELFGYVGIEAVLDQMRRKAMKTGFEFNIMVVGQSGLGKSTLVNTLFKSKVSRKSCTPNYEDKISKTVNLQSVSHVIEERGVKMKLTVIDTPGFGDQINNENCWEPIVEYINEQYEKYLKEELNVNRKRRIPDTRVHCCVYFLPATGHWLRPLDVEFMRRLGLIVSIVPVIAKADALTIEERLEFKQRIRKDLQANGIRVYPQTEYDEDGDDRIMNDKIREKIPFAVVGTDKEHQVNGNKVLGRKTKWGIIEVENVAHCEFANLRDLLIRSHLQDLKDVTHNIHYETYRVRRLNESNLNGLGISALSPVNGVAEKSEPESL